CACAAGGTGTCTATAAGAGAGAATTTTCAGCTTTATTTAATTGCTGTTATAGTTATAGGCTTGTAGTATTCACAAagtaaggaagaaagaaaatataataaaatttgttcaaaatCTATTAGTATGactttgaaaatgaggaatgaaGACATTAATTAGAGGTTAGTGTTGTTAAGCAAAAAAAACATTCAACTTCCCATAATAGTGATCCTTTATTAGAGAGGAAGAGTATGAGCTGAAAACTTTGAACcatcaaaaattaaatttaaaaaaaaatatggatgaGAATCGTTTCACttgaaatactttttaaataaGCTTTTTGCAATATTTCGTCGGTATGTGAAATACTAATGACCAATTCCAATATTACAAATACTGATGAAAAAACTGCTATTTCCAAATGTTTAAAagtatgtcattttttttttacggacTAATCAGAAAAGTATGTCATATAAACCAGAATGAAGAGAGTATTTATGTCCAAAATTTGAAGGAACAAATTCTtacttggaattcataattgcaTTGTGTACTAATCAGAACAGTGACCACAAAGTTTTTGGCCACTGTCATGGAAGCAAATTCAGACTCCACAATCCACATATGTAAGTACCTTCAAACAAACCACTTTTCTAGTAGTTGCTCTTCAATACTTGAAAATCTACCTTTGTTCTTCCAATAGGCAGATGAACTTTGACATTTCCAACACTCAAATAGAAGGCATATTTGGGGTGCTTCAATGGAAATACCCTTGTGGCTACTGAAGCAGAatgatttatatataattttgtcaTTTGTGTTCtacaagaagaagaacaagataaGGAAAACAGAATAATCAGTAGTGGATATGCACATTAATAAGTAAggtcaattttttaaatttagacAGCGAAATGTTGGCTGTTGGGACCATTTACTTTATTGTTAATATATCATCCATATCTACTTGAACCAACGACGGGCCTGGCATGTAAAAGCTAGGTGatgctgcactttttttttttttttttttttaaaaaaatatatattacacAGGGTAGGTGGAGGAGAAAGGtgatgttgtatatgtataaatatacagggataattaacttttgaaccgctcaaaaaaaaaaaaatagcctgaAATGTATAAGTtctatatattaagtataaacaaactataaatataatattcataaatatacatataatatacataatcaatgtatatgttttgtatattttagctAGCGTCCACGGTCGGCTCTACTAAAGGAACGGCTTGGGGCTCAACTTTTTTAGGGCCCCATATAACATAATCCTTTCATCACAATTCTTACATAACTTGTTTTTAACGAGTCCAAACTTAATAAGCACAAAATAGTTCTAAAATCTAGTAAGtacttaaaattcaaaaatctcattctcttttttaaaaGGAGGGGTCCAGGTAGAAATATCTAATATGATAACTATCTAAATTaatgaacaaaataaatatagaaaattgGTTTGCAACCGAATACGATAAGTGCACCAATTAAATCCACAATATAAAAAGTATGTCCACTATTGCCTCTTACCCCACTCATCTTGTTGATATCAaaaaattttccaccaaaaataAGATTAATGACGGTGGGAACAAGGAAAGATTTATAAGTAtagaaaaataagtaaaatattatgcaacacataaaaacaaaatgatgcaaaaaaataaagaagcgCTGCAGAATTAGACACGTAATAGAATTGAAGGAATAAAAGACAATGAATATACATCACGAGATAAGATTTctagctttttttttcttatccaATTAAGTCATTTTATTGATTCAACTAGTTTGATTCCAATCGTTTTCCTATATTGATTGGACCACAATTACAAATTTTATCAATAATGAATCTCAGCCGTTGAAAAGCTAGGTATTTAGGGACCCATCATCTTGTCtttatctcttttattttattttcaactaaTCTTTTCTTAATCAAGAAAATCTTTTTCTAACTTCTTTTGCCCTTCCAACACAAGCAAATTTAAAGCATGTTTATTCTTTTGTCAAAAGGAGATAGGACTTCGAATTTCCCTTTCAACATCTTAATTTGGCATAAAATCATTTGCCGCCTAATTTTGTTTCAATATTCTATTAATGGGGGGTCCATACAAATTTGTTATCTTTAAGCTATGACTAATCTTTGGAAAGTTCAATAATTACTAtgctattttataaaaaaataaatggcTAGAAATCCAGAATAATTGActaatgttgtatttttttatttttttttgttgaactAAAAGGGAAAGAGAGAGCAAAGAAGAATTTGGGGATAAAAAGGTGAAGCACTTCCTATTTTTACTCTCAGTCCTTTCTACTAGAAGACAATATCTTGCCAATTCTTAAGATTCTTAAATACAATGGAGTACATTTGTAcaagtcttttttttctttttctttcttattggAATATTTGGAACTTGGAAGTGCTTGTTTTACACTAGCTTGTTGATAACCATGATCTTTTCGAGGTGCAAACTCTCAAATATATTCTCATAACAACTTGCTTATATGTTGATGAGATGTTTCACTTGAACTACTTAGgaatatttattataatattcTTATAGTAGCTACTAGTACAAGTATTTAGTACACAAGAGTAAAAGCCTGCAGCATCTAATCGTTCATCATGAGCAAACTACCTAAAACTAAGGCAAACATAGTGATAATTTCCAGAGACATTTTTAATCTTTTAAGTTTTGGGAAGGTGTGAGCAAAAAAGGACAAAAGAGATAGTAGGCCCCTCAATTGAATTTATTAAAGTTTgtgagaaaataattaaaaaatatagtaGGCCCCACAAAAGGTACCAAAAAAAGTGTCCAGCCTACATGGCAAAAGGATGTCCGGACACAAGTGACCTTCTGGAAGCCAAAAACACTCCATTAAACATAATATGCTGACCTTTCAACCGCCCTATGTGATTCAATTTGGAAAGTGGGACCAGAAAAGAAGGTCAAATTTGtcaatattaaaattttacatATCTATCAAATCCATATTGTAATCCAGTTATCATACATTGATATATTGTCAAAAAATATCCACCATCTAATGATagtatatattttgtttttaaattttatatactccctctgtcccatattaaagagaaaaaaagaggataAAAGATTAATGtagaaataaatatatttaattaaaaatattattataaaaataatttctttactAGTTCTTTCGATACACTCTCTCCATCACATCAGCACCTAGGGGCGTAATAAATCAAACTTCAAAATAGTCAGCGTAATAAATCAAACTTCAAAATAGTCAAGGAAATCATCGCAAAGAATAAATGTGTAGTtgaaaatttgagaagaaatCTAAAGGTAATTTTATGTCTTTTCCCTACTTTCTATAGTTAGCTTGAATTGACAATCTAAAACAGAAGTAAATAGCCTATAGTAATTATTTTCTAcgtttaaatatatttttacagTATCAGTGTATATACAGTACTATCCATATTCAATATTACAGTAATaaaatatttgggaaaataaaaaagatagaGAAAGCAAAATTGTGGAATCCAAAAGAGAAGTGGCCTTTTCAGCAGACCAACTTTCCTAGCTAGGTAAAGTCTGTATAGTGAAAGTGATTCCAAGAACTATTCAAAGCAACAAAAGCAGGAATTTACTGGAGTATTGAGTTTGTTGATATTTGTAAAAAATGGGGACCTCAATTGAAAATGAAATCTTATAAGAGTGATAGGTCCTACACTTACTATACTTCACACACATGTAGTGCACCAAAATCAACTATTGTTTAAAGCCACCCATCCAAATCTCAATCTATCTAGGTGTGTGCGTGTGAGCCTTTTGTTCAAAGATAGCCCACCTTCGTCcttttatccaattttcaaATCACACCAACCAATGATAAACAACTTGCTAAGATgcttcattcttctttttcattagTCTATTGCACTAAAGTTTTAATAAGTTGTACTCTCTCCATTTctatttatgtgaacctttttttttaattcgtgCGAAAATGAATaatctctttcctaatttgaaaataaattcactttatgaaataatttataaccacacaaatattcaagattAATTTTAAATCACAAACTTTAAAAGCCTTCACTCTTTTTTAAATATCATGTTCAGTCTaatgagttcacataaattaaacggagggagtaactaaAACCCATTGAAACATACCCCTACTAAATAAACATGTCTACTAAATAGACATGTACATAACAGAATAATGGAGTAAAGATTCGTACAGCCGACATCAACTATGTGATCGAACTATTTACACCACCAGTACATTTTAACAAGTTAAAACAATTAGTTACCATGTCAGTTGTTTTAAGTTACCTATCAATGCTAGTATTAAATAGAACTACCTATGATTACCTTTTAAATAGCTTGAATGTGTTAACATTGACTAAAACTCTTACTTAGCTGGCAAAGAAAGCTAGAAAAGGATTCTCCAAGTGAGAAAGGAAATAGAACAACTGCTAAACTACCAAAAGTTCCTTCATAATAGTCCAACTATGCAAAAGAGAACAACATCATAACGAACAGAGAACCAATGACATAATGCCCTTTCCCAAAACCAAAAAACTGATACCATCATTCACGGATTCCTTTCTTTCTGTCATGACAGAGACTATTTGCAGCCATAAAGTAAAGAatgcaaaggaaaagaaagatatagaAGAAAATCTTGAGGGCTATTCCATTTATATGTGCCaagacatacacatatacacctTGCATTACTTATATATGTCCAAAAAGATACTACTGTCCAGTAGAAACACCTTTAAGAggagaaggaaaagaataatGAATTACTGAAGCACCAGAATTCCTACTGAAAAAACTGAAGGCAATACAACCTTCACTATTCTTAGTTCTTAGTTCTTAATCACCGACCTGCTCCCACCCTACCCccaaaaaagggtaaaaaaggaACCCaaaaaccttttctttttttttttcctgaatcTTACTACCACCATCACCCATGCAGGAAAGAGCTGATCAATTTCCAGCAAAGCCATCCTGTGATCATCAAAACCAACTGGTCGAGCAGCGCTGTCATTTGTGATCTCCCCGTAAGCAGTCAGATCATACCCCACGGGAACGCGTCGTACAACATAAATCCACATGTTCTTCGACTTGCATTCCGTACAAAATCCGTGGAGAATCAGTCCAAAAGCCCACATAGTGCCCATTCAAAACTGCGGGTTCTTCTTCATTCCAACTTCTGATTTTCATTGATGTGCCTCCTGTTGGATGGCCCCATCAAGTTATACATTGTTCATTTCTTCTCAGGCTGCCAGCACGCATGCAAATTGTCATTTCCTGGTCAAAAATTATGTTTCACTCCATGAATTACTTCCCCATTTAATCtaaatcattaattttttgCATTAACTCCTAGACTTGTCTACCTAGAAATGGAGCtgaaatataaataaaggatGACAGATGAAACTACTCACCCGCAGGTTGTTTCTGTTCAGCTGGCTTCACCTGAACCACAGCAGGAACAGGGTGAACATACGAGAAACCAGCAGGCAAAATTCCAGATGTTTGTGTTGTATATTGCGGAGTATGAAGGATTCCCTGAGGGGGCAACACACCACCTTTCATATTATTAGCAGCTGCTGCAGCTGCAATTGCTTTTGCAGGATCGGAAGTGGTGCCGCCGCCTAGAGTAACAGGACACAAAGTCAACATCCCATTTGATGACGATGCACCCGATGAACCAGCCGGTTGTTGGCCAGGCTGATCAGGACGTCGTCTCTGAAGATAATATCCCCCAGCAGGTTGACCCGTAGAACTTGTACCAGTAGAATGCGGAGGTTGAGGTTGCACATATGGACTTGAGAAGAACAGTTGTGCTTGCTGCTGCATACTCTTCGGTAAATGTTGCTGTTGCTGCTGTTGTTGCTGCTGTTGCATTTGAGACTTCGTTGCACCACCTGAAGTTGAAGCTATATGAGggtttccaagaattgatggCACATTCCTCCCACCAGCTGGAGATGACTTCTGGTTGGGAACTGACGACGAGGATTTAACCTGCTGCTGCGACAATGAGTTTTGACCAGTTTTATTGCTTGTCGAAGCAGAAGTTGTATGTCTAGGGCTTCCACTGGCACCTTTAGAGATTGAAGAGGTGGTAGGAGAGCCAACCATCATGGGGGAAGAGGGAGACTGGTTATTGTTAGGGGGCTGTTGTCCTTGTGGAGGAGCGGATTTCTGATTCGCACCAAAAGATATCTGTGTGTGACTTTGCTGGGATCTAACCTGCTGCTGCGGCTGCTGAGAAAGGTTTTTCAGAGAAGAATTTGACGATAAAGATGGTGGAGCTTGGGATGTCGACGTTCTGGTAGAACTCTTCCACTGAGGCGACTGAGCTTGACTGCTGTTGTTACCACTCTGTACAAGATTTTGCGGAAAAGCTGACATAGCATTTGGAAATTTTGCAGCAGCAGAAGCCGATGAAGTCAAGTGATCAGAATAAACATTCCCATTACTGGAAGCTGATGACTTGCTCCGAGGAGCGACAGCCATCTGCTGTTGCTGTTGCTGCTGATGCTTATGAAGCTGCTGCTGAATCATatgttgctgctgctgctgaTGCTGAATTTGAGCTTGGAACTGTTGTGCATTAGGAAAATTTACAGCTCCCATGGCATTTGGCATTGCAGCTCGAGTATTCCATGAAGCACCAGATGGAAGATTTAAGGATCTTGATGAGCTATCAATGACACTGTTGGCTGCAATAGTAGAACCAGCGGCATCAGACATATCGGACCTTGAAAATGCAATAGACTGACCAGCATTTCCTGAAGGCTTCATTGATAAACCTTTTCTTTCACCATCAGCCCCCGACTGGTCACTAGATCCAGATTTACCGTCCTCGGATACTCTGAAACTCTTCTTCTGCTGCACAGCCTGAGCAGCAGCTGCTGCGGCCATCTGCAAATTTTGCCTTGTAGCTTCAGGGAGACTCTGGAAAATAGCATGATTCTGTGCCATGGACATGTCAATGCCTCCAGCAGTGGCTCCATTGAATGAAGCAAATGACATGGCAAAGGGTTGAGGCGGCACTGATTCTAGACTCGTTTTTAGACCTGGTTGCAGCTGCTGTTGCTGTGGCTTCTTCTCAGTTTGATGATTATTGCCGCTACCAGCAGAAGATGCAACACCAAAGGTAGCTGGAGGAGTCATCAAACCAAAGTTTGAGGGATGCATGGGCATAGCAAAATTCTGATTGTACACATTAATTGGTCCATGCGACCTTTTCCTCTCTGCAGTTGATGGGCTATCTTCACTGCCCACCTCGTTTTCAATATGGCGCGTCTGTGGGGGCATATGCTGATTCTGTGAATGTGCTGGGGATTGAGATGGATGACTCTTCGTTCCAGGAAAGTTATGCAAATTACCACCACCGCTCCCACCATTAACTGCATTGCCTTGGGACCTCTGCTGCTGCTGGTTTTGCAAATGCTTCTGGGATGAAAAGGATCCACTTGACATGCTTGGGTGTTGTTGGCCTTGTTGCATTTGTTGGGACTGCGACGTTGGTGGCAGTTGCTGCTGCTGTTGTTGCTGAACCTGGGAAGGATGAATCATCTGGGAAGAATAGAAAGATCCATTGAACAATGGCATAGGCTGAGGATGAGTTCCTCTATAATTCGGAGGTGGTCCTACAGTGGCTGGTATCGGGAAAGCATATGCATTATTCTGCAAGATCGCCAAGTACTGAGCTTCATTAGGAGACATATTTGGGTAGTTGAAGCTAATTGCAGTAGCAGCTCCACCCGCAGTCGTTGGAGCAGTTCCAGCAGCAGAATTGGATGTGTTAGAAGAGACCGAAGGGCCCGTTGTGCTAGGTGACTTTGCGGGACCAGGTcgagcagcagcagcagcagctgcagcTGCCTGCTGTTGATTTATAGGGAAGATAAAAGCAGGCCCATGCTGTAAAtcataggaaaaagaatcaGCAAAGTTCATAAATAGAGGAAAACCAAGAAATGAAGGGAGTAAAATAAGCTTGTAAAAAGAGACTATACCAGTAGATTATTGGGAGCAACAGGGGGCAACGCTTGTTGGAGCAATATCTGCTGTTTTCTCTGAGCAGCATCTGCAATGTTTGCAGGTTGAACTTTGTCTTTACCGCCATTAGTAGGGAAGATGGTAAGCCCCTGACCCTTATCTGGACCAGCACTTGCTCCCCTCCCAGCTAAGTTTCCATGGAGATCTGCTGGTGGCATAACATTGAGATTGGTCTTGGCTCCAAAGAATGGTGCAGTGCCAGCAGCAGCAGCAGGTGGCCAGAAAGGAGGCATCTTCATAAATTGCTGAAGGCAATTTATATTCCTAGCAATGTAACAATGTGTTGCACATCTTTTCGGCCGTGGTTGAGAGAACAAAGGCTGCATAAGATTGCAGTGTTAAGAGGGGTAGAAGCATGAATTAACTCATCAAGTGAGAGAAAtacaaagtaaaatacataccTGCATTGGAGCAGAAGAAACTTGGCTTGCATCCATAGCTACAACTCCTTGTAAAGGCGCCATGTATCTGCTGACAGGAATTTGAGTTATTTCTCCAGAGAAACACAGCATTTACACCATGGATCTAATACTTGTAATATCAATTAAATGAGCACTGAAACACAACCGTACCCCATGGGAGGAAGCCCACCAGGCCAGCTAGCCATAGACATTGGCATAGGTAAAGAGCTGGATTGACCTGAATATAGAGAGATATCACCTCATCAGTAAATATCCAAGCGGAAGAAGAATTCATTAcagattcaagaaaatcaacATCCCACATCAACTTACCAGTTTTTTCAAGAATTGATTCTTCTTTAGTAGCTttttgtggtggtggtggtggttggtgCTGCTGCTGCTGCAACTTTTGACTCTGGTGCTGTTGGAATTTGCTACTTACACCACTACTATCCTTTTCTGGCTTTTCCAAATCAAGATCAAGATTAATATTCCTACCCCTACTACTCTCACTTGTCTTATGAGAATTAATTTCTTCCACAGCTGCTTTTGTCTTCTTTTCCTCCACCACTTCTTTATCAGCCTTGTTAATTCTCTCATCATCCTTCTCTTTCACTGCAAGCTTCATTTCCTGTACATCAGCAAAAAATATTTCCCAATTCAATCATCAGATCATCCTCAATAtactaagaaaagaaagagaaaagatgtGACTACTCACAACTATATTTTCTGCTATTATAGATTTATTATCCACAGCTGCTGAGCCAAAATCCATCTCACCCTGCCTTTCAGGTGATGATCTTAACTGTGGAGGAGGAGCCTAAAATGGGAATAAAagatcaattaaaaaaaattacaaagaagaaggatgaaaaaagaaaaagagaagttaCTGCAAGATTCTTTTAGGTATATCTTCGTCCTCACCATAAGATCTATCTGAAACTTCTCCTCTCTCTGGCTTTCCACACTGCAGAAATTCCAATAAATACATGAATCAGACAAAGAACATGTTAAACAAGAAAAAGATCAAAACTTCAGATAAATACTTACACTTGGGTACTTGCCACAACAGCATCCTCACGATTAATATTCTCTTTTCCAACAGTAGAAGATTCCTTCTTTGGTGAACTCACTTCTTCTTTACTCTCCATAAATTCAGATTTTTCCTCAGGCCTTCTCTTGGCCTCAGATTCCACCTTCATAGGCTCTGGTACCGGATCTGATACAGGTGGTAAACTTTGTACAGAAGCACTTAAATCATATGAAGAAACACCATTTTGAGCTTCAGATTGTGGGGTCTTTTCCAAATTAGGAGAAGAAACCTCCAATTTCATTGTTGTTTGATCCAGCTCCACTTTAGGACTGCTCCTTACACCAAATCCACCAGGATTTTCCAAGACTTGTCTTGGTCTTTTCCTCTTTGGAGCTACACAAACACAAAAACACAACCAAGACTCATCAGAACAGAATCAAGACATGGGATTTTTGTTAAAGACTGAAACTTTGTTATGCTCTTACCAACAGCAGATAAAGGAGTAGCTGATGAGTTTGAATTAGAAACTGGAGATGAAACTCTAGATCTGTTATTATTAACTTCTCTTGTTGTATCATTTGGTCCTTGTGATTGACTTTTCAACCCAAACAGAACTTCAGCAATCTCAAACTCTAACTCTTCAGGGTTAGATGATGAAGATGCTTTAGGTGGTGACTTTAGAGGGGGCCTTTTTTGTCCACTAGGCTTCTacatcaacaaaaaaatcaacacAATCAGTTctataacacaaaaaaaaaaaaaaaaaaaaaaaaaaaaaagtagaaaacaAAATCCAATGAATATGAGACTCACAATTTTCTTTCTGCCTGAAATATTAGATGAAGATGGTGACAAAGGTGCTGCTGGCGATGGTGATGTTGCTGCAATATTCTGTCTCACAGGTGAAACTGTTGAAACTTGGTCTGCAACAACACCACTattaccaccaccaccactaatTCCAGAAATCCAATCATGTGACCTCTTTGTAGCTGCTAAAAACCACCAAAAACAAccgaaaaaacaaaaagggtCAATCAAAAAATCCTCAAAAcacaagaaaaaacaaagaaagtgcAATAATCAAACAAAGGGGTTACCAGAACGAGCTTTTCTTGGAACAGAAACACCAATCATTTCATCACCAGGTTTCCATACAGGTGCTACTGCTGTTGCTCTAGGTGGAAAACTCTTCCTAGGCTGTAaatgatgattattattatgattattactATGGTTGTGATGATGCTGATGATGATTCGATATCGAAGAAGAACCCATCGTAACCGGAGCAACCGGATTTGGTGGCAATAACCTCGTACTACCACTAGCTGTTGTAACAACAACGTTGgtattggtattgttattgttgttgttgtttgttgttgtctcatcatcatcatcatcttcatcatcatttaCACTTTCTTCTGAACTATCATCAACACCACCGCCATGTAACAACCTATCACCACCACCTCTCCTTCTTTTACTTCTCCTATCTCTATCTCTATCTCTATCCCTTTCTCTATGATCTCTATCTTTCTTCACTCTTTCCCTTAACCTTATAGATTCTTGTATCTCTACACCCCCTTCTTCATCTGCAaagaaaaacacaacaaaaaagaaaagattagtttttttttttttctttcaagaatcaagaaaaagatGAATCCATTAGATCTATGAGATTATTTTACCAGGGGAATCTCTAAGACTATTATTACTCCTATGTCTTCTTCTTGATAAACCATTAGATGTGGCTGTTACCATACCACTTCTTCTTGCTTCTCTGTTTCTATCCATTTATATCACCAAAAAgattagttttttcttttctttcttttccggtGATAAATCAACTAACCCCAAAAGAGGTCTAGCATAATTCACCGGAATTTATCAACCAGAAATGAGATTTTTCAACAACCCCACAAATCAAAGATCTTAACTTTATACAGATGGGTGTGTGaattcttggtttttcttcttctctctgTGTAGGTGTTGtttggtttctttcttctttttcctctcctctctctctttctctatctAGTATTATGTTTGGTTCTCAACTTTTTGTGCTCTCTATCTTCATCAGCTTTTGGCTATATCTATCACTTTTGTCATTTCATTGAATCTCTGCCGTTCATTTAATATGTCATCTAACGGTTGATATTACAATGTGCCAGCATGGCATGTGGTTCCACCGACTGACACGTGTCGGTCTTCGCTTTCCATGCTCCAGATTTAAATAAAGTTGGGTGCGTGAGTGGGTGGGTGGGGATGACTGAATATATGGAGtttttattttgacaaaaaCACAAAGTATTGAGTAGTAAACTACTCCGCACTCGGTCTCAAATTATAGGTCtttgattattaaaaataattgtctcaaattatttactatttaaaagttaaaagtatgattaattatttttttctcattttatttttattaaaaaaattattattacttaatggagaaatattataactaagacataaataagaataaagttagtcaaataccCTTCCTAACTAATACTCCTTCCGTCGTAAATAATACtccattaagaaatcaataaatataatctAAAGTTTATTAAATTACCATATTTattagacatttttttttaaattgaacaATATTAAAGAAGATTGCTTTTTTTATAATAAGGATATAATTGAAAGTACCTGCTAAATTAAGATAACACTAATTTCGAGACAGGagaaatattttctaaaaatgcGCGTAAAATAAAAATGCTAAAAATAATTTGATACGAAAAAAGTAATTTAATTTTCGTGGCCCCGGTGTGTGGGGCACTTTTCACGATTGAATGGAACAAACAAAATTTACCCGTAAGTCACTTTAGGTGACTGGTTATAGCCGGTTATACATGTATGTGACTTTGGTAAAAGCAAAAAAACATGACGATCACAAGGAATCTAGGTGACTGCAGAAAATATCGTTCTAGCCGGTCAAATTCATTAATTTTCGGGTTTTACTTACATTTTTTTcgcatttcaaaaaaaaaaaaaaaatgataacaaTAATTATGCttttttgcttcatttttttattgttaAGTCAAGTGTGTATTTAGTACTGTTCAGTTCCTTTTTTCCAGAAATAGACAGGTGGGACCCTCCTGATGAAGATCTAGAAGTCATATCAACGGTGTAGATCATCCGTTTGTCTAGTTGGAAACCACCTGAAGCGTTGGATGGATAAATGACGTGGCCATATGCGGTTGTTTAATTAAATGTTTTTATTAGATTCCGACAATTAAGGCCCGAGCCTATGTGGCAGGTACGGCACGATCTGGACCGTTGAAATTGAAAGATCGAACGGTGCAAAGTTTCCGGGCAGCGGAAAGAAAAAGGGCAGTGACGGTCACGGAACTTCCCAGAAAAAAGTGTGGGCCCTAGAGTTATTTTGGCGCTGCCCGTAAagagaaaattaattaattatttatttattatacattttGTGTTAGCCATATTGTCACGTTCTATAGTGCTTTGTAGTTTGTGGTAGCTAAGAATGTGGGCCCCAAACCCCacattcttttattttaattttttaaattatggttgaagtgaaaaaaaaaaaaaaaaagtaggcaagtgaattgaatttctttttaaccggaaaaaaatgattgaatcaagggcctttttcttttcttttgtcttcttttt
This portion of the Lycium ferocissimum isolate CSIRO_LF1 chromosome 1, AGI_CSIRO_Lferr_CH_V1, whole genome shotgun sequence genome encodes:
- the LOC132047366 gene encoding protein TIME FOR COFFEE isoform X2, which produces MDRNREARRSGMVTATSNGLSRRRHRSNNSLRDSPDEEGGVEIQESIRLRERVKKDRDHRERDRDRDRDRRSKRRRGGGDRLLHGGGVDDSSEESVNDDEDDDDDETTTNNNNNNNTNTNVVVTTASGSTRLLPPNPVAPVTMGSSSISNHHQHHHNHSNNHNNNHHLQPRKSFPPRATAVAPVWKPGDEMIGVSVPRKARSATKRSHDWISGISGGGGNSGVVADQVSTVSPVRQNIAATSPSPAAPLSPSSSNISGRKKIKPSGQKRPPLKSPPKASSSSNPEELEFEIAEVLFGLKSQSQGPNDTTREVNNNRSRVSSPVSNSNSSATPLSAVAPKRKRPRQVLENPGGFGVRSSPKVELDQTTMKLEVSSPNLEKTPQSEAQNGVSSYDLSASVQSLPPVSDPVPEPMKVESEAKRRPEEKSEFMESKEEVSSPKKESSTVGKENINREDAVVASTQVVESQREEKFQIDLMAPPPQLRSSPERQGEMDFGSAAVDNKSIIAENIVEMKLAVKEKDDERINKADKEVVEEKKTKAAVEEINSHKTSESSRGRNINLDLDLEKPEKDSSGVSSKFQQHQSQKLQQQQHQPPPPPQKATKEESILEKTGQSSSLPMPMSMASWPGGLPPMGYMAPLQGVVAMDASQVSSAPMQPLFSQPRPKRCATHCYIARNINCLQQFMKMPPFWPPAAAAGTAPFFGAKTNLNVMPPADLHGNLAGRGASAGPDKGQGLTIFPTNGGKDKVQPANIADAAQRKQQILLQQALPPVAPNNLLHGPAFIFPINQQQAAAAAAAAARPGPAKSPSTTGPSVSSNTSNSAAGTAPTTAGGAATAISFNYPNMSPNEAQYLAILQNNAYAFPIPATVGPPPNYRGTHPQPMPLFNGSFYSSQMIHPSQVQQQQQQQLPPTSQSQQMQQGQQHPSMSSGSFSSQKHLQNQQQQRSQGNAVNGGSGGGNLHNFPGTKSHPSQSPAHSQNQHMPPQTRHIENEVGSEDSPSTAERKRSHGPINVYNQNFAMPMHPSNFGLMTPPATFGVASSAGSGNNHQTEKKPQQQQLQPGLKTSLESVPPQPFAMSFASFNGATAGGIDMSMAQNHAIFQSLPEATRQNLQMAAAAAAQAVQQKKSFRVSEDGKSGSSDQSGADGERKGLSMKPSGNAGQSIAFSRSDMSDAAGSTIAANSVIDSSSRSLNLPSGASWNTRAAMPNAMGAVNFPNAQQFQAQIQHQQQQQHMIQQQLHKHQQQQQQQMAVAPRSKSSASSNGNVYSDHLTSSASAAAKFPNAMSAFPQNLVQSGNNSSQAQSPQWKSSTRTSTSQAPPSLSSNSSLKNLSQQPQQQVRSQQSHTQISFGANQKSAPPQGQQPPNNNQSPSSPMMVGSPTTSSISKGASGSPRHTTSASTSNKTGQNSLSQQQVKSSSSVPNQKSSPAGGRNVPSILGNPHIASTSGGATKSQMQQQQQQQQQQHLPKSMQQQAQLFFSSPYVQPQPPHSTGTSSTGQPAGGYYLQRRRPDQPGQQPAGSSGASSSNGMLTLCPVTLGGGTTSDPAKAIAAAAAANNMKGGVLPPQGILHTPQYTTQTSGILPAGFSYVHPVPAVVQVKPAEQKQPAGNDNLHACWQPEKK